The proteins below come from a single Cylindrospermopsis raciborskii Cr2010 genomic window:
- a CDS encoding EutN/CcmL family microcompartment protein, with protein MQIAKVRGTVVSTQKDPSLRGVKLLMVQLVDENGNLLPKYEVAADSVGAGVDEWVLFSRGSAARQVLGNEQRPLDAAVVAIIDTIHVEDRLVYSKKDQYK; from the coding sequence ATGCAAATTGCGAAGGTGCGTGGCACAGTAGTCAGCACCCAAAAAGATCCCAGTCTCAGGGGTGTGAAACTACTCATGGTACAGCTAGTAGATGAGAACGGTAATCTTCTCCCAAAATATGAGGTAGCAGCTGACAGTGTGGGAGCAGGAGTAGATGAGTGGGTACTATTTAGTCGAGGTAGTGCCGCCCGTCAAGTTCTTGGCAATGAACAGCGACCCCTAGATGCGGCAGTGGTGGCGATAATAGATACTATTCACGTCGAAGATCGTTTAGTTTACAGCAAAAAAGACCAGTATAAATAG
- a CDS encoding ribulose bisphosphate carboxylase small subunit, with protein MVVRSTAAPPTPWSKSLAEPDVHQTAYVHPSSNLIGDVHLGQNVIIAPGTSIRADEGTPFHIGENTNIQDGVVIHGLEQGRVVGDDGEKYSVWIGKNASITHMALIHGPAYVGDNCFIGFRSTVFNARVGAGCIVMMHALIQDVEIPPGKYIASGSIITTQQQADRLPEVQAQDQQFAHHVVGINQALRAGYRCAEDLKCITPIRDELKDHEEKTYTSITVEELDRSSEVAGKLSADTVEQLRYLLEQGYKIGTEHVDQRRFRTGSWQSCQPIETRSLGQAISALETCLVDHAGEYVRLFGIDGGKKRVLETIIQRPDGVVVATSPSFKGPSPTSYNGNGKFGGIDTQIINQINQLLNNGYKIATEHVDERRFRTGTWQSCEPIHSTSTQEVVAALESCLNSHQGEYVRLIGIDTKAKRRVLESIVQRPNGQVVTSGNGKVSPTGGTTAVSNHLGGEIIDHLRQLVNGGLKISLEHVDQRRFRTGTWSSAGLIEARSEREAIATVESYLSEYPGEYVRLIGIDPQVKRRVLEVIIQRP; from the coding sequence ATGGTAGTCCGCAGCACGGCGGCACCCCCAACCCCGTGGTCAAAGAGTTTAGCCGAACCGGACGTTCATCAAACTGCTTATGTACATCCTTCCTCTAACTTGATTGGGGATGTTCATCTCGGTCAGAATGTGATTATTGCCCCGGGAACATCTATTAGAGCAGATGAAGGAACCCCCTTTCATATCGGTGAAAATACCAATATTCAGGATGGGGTGGTTATTCATGGTTTGGAGCAGGGCCGAGTAGTCGGGGATGACGGCGAGAAATATTCCGTATGGATTGGTAAAAACGCTTCCATCACCCACATGGCGCTGATTCATGGACCAGCTTATGTAGGGGACAACTGTTTTATAGGTTTTCGCTCCACGGTCTTTAATGCCAGAGTCGGAGCGGGTTGCATCGTCATGATGCACGCCTTAATACAAGATGTGGAAATACCCCCGGGTAAATACATAGCTTCCGGTTCAATTATTACAACACAGCAGCAAGCTGATCGCTTACCAGAGGTGCAGGCTCAAGATCAGCAGTTTGCCCACCATGTTGTGGGGATAAATCAGGCTTTACGAGCTGGTTATCGCTGCGCGGAAGATCTCAAATGTATTACCCCCATTCGGGATGAGTTAAAAGATCACGAAGAAAAAACTTATACAAGCATCACAGTTGAAGAGTTAGATAGGAGTAGTGAAGTGGCAGGCAAATTGAGTGCAGATACAGTAGAACAGCTACGGTATCTACTGGAGCAAGGTTATAAAATTGGTACAGAGCATGTGGATCAAAGACGGTTTCGCACAGGATCCTGGCAAAGTTGCCAGCCCATCGAAACCCGCTCCTTGGGACAGGCAATTAGTGCTTTAGAAACTTGTTTAGTGGACCACGCTGGTGAGTACGTGCGTTTATTTGGGATTGATGGTGGTAAGAAGAGGGTTTTGGAAACCATTATTCAACGTCCTGATGGTGTGGTGGTAGCTACTTCCCCTAGCTTTAAGGGACCATCCCCAACCAGCTATAATGGTAATGGCAAGTTTGGTGGTATTGACACCCAAATCATCAATCAGATTAATCAGCTTTTGAACAATGGTTATAAGATTGCAACAGAGCATGTAGATGAACGAAGATTCCGGACTGGGACTTGGCAAAGCTGTGAACCTATTCATTCTACCTCGACTCAGGAAGTAGTGGCGGCTCTGGAGTCATGCTTAAACTCTCATCAAGGTGAGTATGTTCGACTCATTGGTATTGATACCAAGGCTAAACGCCGAGTGTTGGAAAGTATTGTGCAGCGCCCTAATGGACAGGTAGTCACATCTGGTAACGGCAAAGTTTCCCCCACTGGTGGCACCACAGCTGTTAGTAACCATCTAGGTGGAGAAATTATAGACCATCTCAGACAATTAGTCAACGGTGGACTGAAAATTAGTCTAGAACACGTAGACCAAAGACGCTTCCGGACGGGAACCTGGTCTAGTGCGGGACTCATTGAAGCTAGAAGTGAAAGAGAGGCGATCGCCACTGTAGAATCCTATCTATCTGAGTATCCAGGTGAGTATGTAAGACTAATAGGTATTGATCCCCAAGTGAAGCGTCGGGTACTAGAAGTAATTATCCAACGTCCATAA
- a CDS encoding carbon dioxide-concentrating mechanism protein: METYSQPTLSTIQSPRRHNNLKDTALGLVSTLSFPAIVGTADMMLKSAGVHLVGYEKIGSGHCTAIVRGNIADVRLAVEAGVQTAEQFGQLVSSLVIPRPYPNLDIVLPINRLTQIMADGTYSRLSNQAIGLVETRGFPAMVGACDAMLKSAEVHLASYEKIGAGLCTAIIRGTVANVAVAVEAGMYEAERIGELNAVMVIPRPLDELEQTLPIASCWVEEHRPLDIPLHVKEKIVDAQAVELPDLAKLPVKIKEELLVDE, from the coding sequence ATGGAAACATACAGTCAACCTACTCTTAGTACTATTCAATCACCTCGTCGCCACAATAATCTCAAGGATACTGCCTTGGGCTTAGTTTCGACCTTGAGCTTCCCTGCCATAGTGGGGACAGCTGACATGATGTTAAAGTCTGCTGGAGTGCATCTGGTAGGCTATGAGAAAATTGGTAGTGGTCACTGTACAGCTATTGTGCGGGGTAATATTGCGGATGTGCGTCTAGCTGTAGAGGCGGGGGTGCAAACGGCGGAACAGTTTGGACAGTTGGTGTCAAGTCTAGTTATTCCTAGACCCTATCCTAATCTGGACATAGTTTTACCAATTAATCGTCTAACCCAAATTATGGCGGATGGCACTTATAGTCGTCTAAGTAATCAAGCTATAGGTTTAGTAGAAACCCGTGGCTTCCCTGCCATGGTAGGTGCTTGTGATGCTATGCTCAAATCAGCAGAAGTTCATTTAGCTTCTTACGAGAAAATTGGTGCGGGACTCTGCACTGCCATTATTAGAGGCACGGTGGCTAACGTAGCTGTAGCCGTAGAAGCGGGAATGTATGAAGCAGAAAGAATAGGGGAATTAAATGCCGTCATGGTGATTCCTCGTCCCCTAGACGAACTGGAGCAGACCCTACCCATTGCTAGTTGTTGGGTAGAAGAACATCGACCTTTAGATATACCCCTACATGTCAAAGAGAAAATTGTTGACGCCCAAGCCGTAGAGTTACCTGATCTAGCCAAATTGCCGGTTAAAATTAAGGAAGAATTACTGGTGGACGAATAG
- a CDS encoding carbon dioxide-concentrating mechanism protein CcmK, which produces MPIAVGMIETKGFPAVVEAADAMVKAARVTLVGYEKIGSARVTVIVRGDVSEVQASVAAGIEAARRVNGGEVLSTHIIARPHENLEYVLPIRYTEAVEQFRT; this is translated from the coding sequence ATGCCAATTGCAGTAGGAATGATTGAGACAAAAGGGTTTCCAGCAGTAGTAGAAGCCGCTGATGCGATGGTAAAAGCAGCCCGTGTCACCTTAGTAGGGTATGAAAAGATCGGCAGCGCACGCGTTACCGTGATTGTGAGAGGCGACGTATCCGAAGTTCAAGCCTCAGTAGCAGCGGGTATTGAAGCAGCTAGAAGGGTAAATGGCGGAGAAGTATTATCAACTCATATCATCGCCCGTCCCCATGAGAACCTAGAATATGTATTACCCATCAGGTATACAGAGGCAGTAGAGCAGTTCCGAACTTAA
- a CDS encoding LysR family transcriptional regulator, with protein sequence MNQATLHQLKVFEAAARHGSFTRAAEELFLTQPTVSMQIKQLTKSVGLPLFEQVGKRLFLTEAGRELFATCREIFNVISQFEITVADLKGLKQGSLRLAVITTAKYIIPRLLGPFCELYPGIDVSLQVTNHEGILERMTANLDDLYIMSQLPEHLDIQFQPFLENPLVVFAPVNHPLSTETNISLERLAQEPFIMREPGSGTRRAIQSLLEENGIKVKVKLELGSNEAIKQAIAGGLGISVLSRHTLLGDAHQFSILDAQHFPIKRTWYIVHPSGKQLSIVARTYYEYLLEAAKRIVEEEIIQS encoded by the coding sequence TTGAACCAAGCGACACTGCACCAGTTGAAGGTGTTCGAGGCCGCTGCAAGACACGGTAGCTTTACCCGTGCTGCAGAGGAACTATTTCTTACCCAACCTACTGTCTCCATGCAAATCAAACAACTGACTAAATCCGTGGGTCTACCATTGTTTGAACAGGTGGGTAAACGCCTATTTTTGACTGAAGCTGGAAGGGAATTATTTGCCACCTGTCGTGAGATTTTTAATGTTATTTCCCAGTTTGAAATAACTGTAGCAGATCTTAAAGGACTAAAACAAGGTAGCTTACGTTTGGCAGTCATTACTACTGCCAAATACATTATTCCCCGTTTGTTGGGACCTTTTTGTGAACTTTATCCAGGAATTGATGTTTCCCTACAGGTAACAAACCATGAAGGCATCTTGGAACGGATGACTGCCAATTTGGATGACTTGTATATTATGAGTCAACTGCCAGAGCATTTGGATATTCAGTTTCAACCTTTTTTAGAGAATCCCCTAGTGGTTTTTGCACCTGTGAATCATCCTTTGTCTACGGAAACCAACATTTCTTTGGAAAGATTGGCACAGGAACCATTTATTATGCGCGAACCTGGTTCTGGTACTCGCCGTGCCATCCAGAGTTTATTAGAGGAAAATGGTATTAAAGTCAAGGTTAAATTAGAACTGGGTAGTAATGAAGCAATTAAGCAAGCTATTGCTGGAGGTTTAGGCATATCGGTTTTATCCCGTCATACCTTACTGGGTGATGCCCACCAATTTAGTATTTTGGACGCACAACATTTTCCTATCAAACGTACCTGGTATATAGTTCATCCTTCCGGTAAGCAGTTGTCCATCGTCGCTCGTACTTATTATGAATACCTGTTAGAAGCGGCAAAAAGAATTGTCGAAGAGGAAATTATCCAATCATGA
- a CDS encoding carbon dioxide-concentrating mechanism protein CcmK: MSIAVGMVETLGFPAVVEAADAMVKAARVTLVGYEKIGSGRVTVIVRGDVSEVQASVAAGVENVKRVNGGQVLSTHIIARPHENLEYVLPIRYTEDVEQFREGVSGIRPFRRP; encoded by the coding sequence ATGTCAATTGCAGTGGGAATGGTAGAAACCTTAGGGTTTCCCGCAGTGGTAGAAGCTGCTGATGCGATGGTAAAAGCAGCCCGTGTTACCTTAGTAGGATACGAGAAGATCGGCAGTGGTCGCGTAACAGTAATTGTGCGTGGTGACGTATCCGAAGTTCAAGCCTCAGTAGCAGCAGGAGTAGAAAACGTGAAGCGAGTCAATGGTGGACAGGTATTGTCTACCCATATTATTGCTCGCCCTCACGAAAACCTAGAGTATGTACTGCCAATTCGATATACAGAAGACGTAGAACAATTCCGGGAAGGGGTAAGTGGGATTCGCCCCTTTAGGAGACCGTAA